A genomic stretch from Lepisosteus oculatus isolate fLepOcu1 chromosome 7, fLepOcu1.hap2, whole genome shotgun sequence includes:
- the arsa gene encoding arylsulfatase A yields MHYCSLLFILAFVGLLPKNCSNSSLPNIILLFADDLGFGDLGCYGHPSSKTPNLDKLAAHGLRFTDFYSTSPVCSPSRASLLTGRYQTRSGIYPGVFYPGSKGGLPLNETTIAEVLKPLGYTTAIVGKWHLGLGPNRTFLPIHQGFDHFLGVPYSHDQGPCQNLTCFPPDIKCYGKCDQGVVYLPLFLNDTIKQQPVHFPDLVAFYNKFATEFISTSLKREQPFFLYYASHHTHYPQFAGEGATGKSLRGPFGDALLEFDQTVGALMTALEVNGAQNNTFVFFTSDNGPELMRMSRGGNSGLLKCGKGTTYEGGMREPAIAHWPGKIQAGVTHELGSTLDLLPTIAGLVQAKLPKVQLDGYDMRDILFKHRKSRREVMFYYPTDPSENLGVFAVRLRKYKAHYYTRGASHSDTTPDQACHLNAFLTRHDPPLLFDLESDPSENYSLGPSHPDYKDVLQEIQARKEEFEKTMVFGESQIGMGSDPELQPCCNPQCIPKPSCCACS; encoded by the exons ATGCATTATTGTTCTTTACTTTTTATACTTGCATTCGTGGGACTTTTGCCTAAAAACTGTTCGAACTCCTCTCTTCCAAACATCATTCTTTTATTCGCTGATGATTTGGGTTTTGGTGACTTAGGCTGCTATGGACATCCAAGTTCAAAGACGCCGAACCTGGATAAATTAGCAGCGCACGGTCTGCGATTCACTGACTTCTATAGCACCAGTCCAGTCTGTAGCCCTTCgag GGCATCCCTCTTGACGGGTCGGTACCAGACGCGATCTGGAATCTATCCGGGTGTCTTTTATCCTGGGTCAAAAGGAGGGCTTCCTCTGAATGAGACCACCATTGCAGAGGTTCTGAAGCCTCTGGGATATACTACAGCCATAGTTGGAAAGTGGCACCTGGGCTTAGGGCCCAATAGAACCTTCCTGCCTATCCACCAGGGCTTTGACCATTTCTTGGGTGTGCCTTACTCCCATGACCAG ggtCCTTGCCAGAACCTGACTTGCTTCCCTCCGGACATCAAGTGTTATGGGAAGTGTGACCAGGGTGTGGTGTACCTGCCTCTGTTTTTAAATGACACAATCAAGCAGCAGCCTGTCCACTTCCCCGATCTTGTGGCATTTTACAATAAATTTGCCACGGAATTCATCTCGACTTCACTCAAAAGAGAGCAGCCATTCTTCCTTTATTATGCTTCTCAT CACACCCACTATCCCCAGTTTGCCGGTGAGGGTGCAACAGGGAAGTCCCTGCGAGGGCCCTTTGGAGACGCTCTGCTGGAGTTTGATCAAACAGTGGGAGCACTCATGACAGCTCTAGAAGTCAATGGTGCCCAGAACAACACCTTTGTGTTCTTTACCAGTGACAATGG GCCTGAGCTAATGCGAATGTCCCGTGGTGGGAATTCAGGCCTCCTGAAGTGTGGGAAGGGGACCACCTACGAGGGAGGAATGAGAGAGCCAGCTATTGCACACTGGCCTGGGAAGATCCAAGCAG GAGTGACACATGAGCTGGGAAGCACTCTGGACCTTCTCCCAACCATCGCCGGCCTTGTGCAGGCAAAGCTCCCAAAGGTACAGCTTGATGGATATGACATGAGGGACATCCTCTTCAAGCATAGAAAG agTAGGAGAGAAGTCATGTTTTACTACCCCACAGATCCCAGTGAGAATCTTGGCGTTTTTGCTGTGCGGCTTAGGAAGTATAAGGCACATTACTACACACGGG GTGCTTCTCACAGTGATACAACTCCTGATCAGGCCTGCCATTTAAATGCGTTTCTGACACGTCATGATCCACCACTGCTCTTTGACCTTGAGTCAGACCCATCTGAGAACTACAGCCTTGGGCCCAGCCATCCTGATTATAAAGATGTCCTTCAGGAAATACAAGCTAGAAAGGAGGAATTTGAGAAGACAATGGTGTTTGGGGAAAGCCAGATAGGGATGGGGTCTGACCCTGAGCTGCAGCCCTGCTGTAACCCGCAGTGTATCCCAAAGCCTTCATGCTGTGCTTGCAGTTAG